The genomic window TTGCGTCCTTGTGGGAGTTACTGAACATTAAATGCGATCGCTTCATTCGCACAACCTCACCGCGCCACGAAGCCATCGTTAAAGAATTCTTCCAACGAGTCTGGGAAGCTGGCGACATTTACCAAGGTCAACAAAAAGGTTGGTATTGTGTATCCTGTGAAGAGTTTAAAGAAGAGAGGGACTTATTAGAAGGCAATCGCTGCCCTATTCATACCAACAAAGAAGTTGAATGGCGAGACGAACAGAACTATTTCTTCCGTTTATCGAAGTATCAAACCCAATTAGAGGAATTTTACCAGTCTCACCCAGACTTTATTCAACCACAAAGTCGTCGCAATGAAGTTTTAAACTTTGTTAGCCAAGGTTTACAAGATTTTTCCATTTCACGAGTGAATGTAGATTGGGGTTTTCCTGTCCCTGCTGATCCCAACCATACCTTATATGTGTGGTTCGATGCCCTGCTGGGTTATGTCACAGCTTTGTTAGACGCTGATAGTACCCCCACCTTAGAAAATGCCCTAGCCAAATGGTGGCCGATTAACCTGCACTTGATTGGTAAAGATATCCTCCGCTTCCATGCTGTTTATTGGCCGGCGATGTTGATGTCAGCCAACTTACCTCTACCAGAAAAGGTGTTTGGTCATGGGTTTTTAACCAAAGATGGCCAAAAAATGGGCAAAAGTCTGGGTAATACCCTTGATCCTATAACACTAGTTCAACGCTATGGTAGTGATGCCGTTCGTTATTACTTCCTTAAGGAAATCGAATTTGGCAAAGATGGCGACTTTAATGAAATTAGATTCATTAATGTTTTGAATGCAGATTTGGCAAATGATTTAGGTAATTTGCTCAATCGCACCTTAAACATGGTGAAGAAATACTGCGCTGAAAATGCGCTGTCAGTTAATAACGAAGCTGTTCCTGCGGAAAATCCTTTGAAAGCCATTGGGTTACATTTAGGGGAAAAAGTTAAACTAGCCTACGAATCATTAGCGTTCAACCAAGCTTGCGAAACTGTGCTTTTACTGGTGCAAGCCAGCAACAAGTATATTGATGACCAAGCACCGTGGACACTATATAAACAAGGGCAAAAACAG from Nostoc sp. UHCC 0870 includes these protein-coding regions:
- the metG gene encoding methionine--tRNA ligase encodes the protein MNIVNKTEKTFALTTPLYYVNDVPHVGSAYTTMAADTLARFYRLQGRQVLLITGTDEHGQKIQRSAESLGKAPQEFCDQISASFASLWELLNIKCDRFIRTTSPRHEAIVKEFFQRVWEAGDIYQGQQKGWYCVSCEEFKEERDLLEGNRCPIHTNKEVEWRDEQNYFFRLSKYQTQLEEFYQSHPDFIQPQSRRNEVLNFVSQGLQDFSISRVNVDWGFPVPADPNHTLYVWFDALLGYVTALLDADSTPTLENALAKWWPINLHLIGKDILRFHAVYWPAMLMSANLPLPEKVFGHGFLTKDGQKMGKSLGNTLDPITLVQRYGSDAVRYYFLKEIEFGKDGDFNEIRFINVLNADLANDLGNLLNRTLNMVKKYCAENALSVNNEAVPAENPLKAIGLHLGEKVKLAYESLAFNQACETVLLLVQASNKYIDDQAPWTLYKQGQKQEVETVLYTVLESVRLAAYLLSPVIPNISTDIYQQLGFGMDFNEQTASFDTHSQWGLLSNQQNLGKPQPIFKRIELPKTD